The sequence CCCTTCCTAGAATTTGGCCTGAGGTGGCCCAGATCTAGAGTCTGCAGTCTCTATGGCAAGGCTGTAGGCTCTAGGGTAgaggtaatggtgacctcctccaagaggacttatgttAGCATGCTggacctcccaggactgctgttgccagtgcccctgaccctgcggTAGGCCACTCtcaacccacgcctctgccagagactcccaaacactcacaggcagtctggatcagtctcttgtagggtcattgctcctttctcctgggtccttctgtgaacaagattttgtttgtgctatccaaaagtctctgtttccccagtcctgtggaagttctgtaatcaaatcctgctgagcttcaaagtcagattccctggggattcccagtccctttgctagattccccaggttgggaagtctgtTGCGGGCCCTAAAACTTTCACAATAGTGAGAGAACTTCCTTCTTATAATGGTTCTCCAATTTGTGGATCACACACCCattggctctatggtggggctaatgacgaccttctccaagaggacttatgccacacacacacaaacttcttGAGGGCAAAGATTATTCACATTTCAATCCCCACTGGGCCTTGACCCCATGGCTGATAAGCACTTGATATCTGAACACTGATGCCTTTCTGAGTTTTACAAATGTCCCTAAGTGGGCAAGGGACCCTGTTGTAATATATAAAGTGAATAAGAAAGTTAAATGGCAATATTCCCTAGTGTATTAAAATTTGATtgcaaaaatttaatttatatactttcCAAGAGCTATCTTTTATATAAAGCAAGTCTCAATTCAAGGACTTTTCTCCCCGTAAAGTTCAAAGCTCAAACCACTGAGGCTACATTTTTCATGGTTGAGATGGTCAGGGGATGGGAAGTGATCACTGGAATCTGGCTTCTGCAGACTGATTTCTTACGTGCAACCCACCACCACTTCCACTCATAATGGGCCTGATGCCCATCACTGTCTGTTAAGGAGAGAATGCTGTGCCTAGAGCCTTGTTCCCATGACAGGAAAGCTCCTAAGTCATTCCTGGCATTCTGCGGCCTTGGAGTTCACTTTAGAGGGTATTTGCCAACAGGACATTCCCTCATGCTCCCTGCAACCTGCTGTCCACCCAGAAGTCAGCCTGATCCCCCTAAATCCACATCAGGTAATGTCTCTCAGTCATTTTCGAACCTTTCAGTGTTCCCTCTCACCCAAAGCAAAAACTCAGGGTTCTTTCCATGGCCCATGAGTTGGGCAAGAATATAATAGATTGCCCAGACCAGGGCTCACTGAGAACAGACAGGGCTCTGTTAATCCCATGAGGTAGCAGTGTAAACCAGGATGCTGTGCCGggatctgggaagccctaaaagattGGTGCCTGTCTGCTCTACAACCTGTTTCCTCCCCTCTGCCTTCACCAGTCCCCTTTGCTTCCTGACTTCTTTATGCAACCACAGACCCACCCTGGGTCTTTGCCCTTGCTGTTCCCCTGCCTGGAATGCTACCCACCCGCTGACACCCACAAGTCTCTCCAACCTCCCACACATCTCTGATCAACTTCTCCCCCGGTCAGACAGGCCTCTGTGACCCCTCTGAGTCATCACTGGCATCTTTCTACCCTTTTATTTTCCCGCACAGCCCTCGTGCCCACTAGAGATATTGACCCATTCCTTCGTTTATAGGCAATTGGTTTCCCCAGTAGAAAGTTGGCCCCATGAAGTAGGGACTCTGCTTAATCACTATGGAATCCCCTGCCACTACCCCAGGGCAGGATATAccacaggtgctcaataaacattcatCAGGTTCTGGGATGAATTTGAATGGGAAGGGCATTAGTACTAATTACACAACAACTTTGGGCCACAGTCCCTGAGTCTTCTCATGCAACCTCTGCACTACCCGCCAGGGTAGGGACTCATTACCCCCATTTTCAGACAAGGAAGTTGAGGGTCCTTTGCTTTGTTCATCAGTTGCTCACTTAGTGCCTGAAGCAGAGCAGGTATTGCGTGTCAGTTCTCAAAAAGGCAAAAGTCCTTATGAAATCATCCACGtggtttcacagatgagaaacctgTGTCCTGCAGGATTCAAAACCCACCTCCCACAGCAAGTTAGCACAGCCGGGACCACTCTCAGACCCCAGGTCCTCAGACTCTCAGCCCAGCGCTTCTTCTGCAAGTCCAATTGCTACATGGATCTCACAGGGAACAGGAAACTGCTCCTGCCTCGTCGGCACCATGGGAGGTTGCTCAGGAGCTATGCTGGTGCAATGGGGGTTAAGAGTGAGACAGGAGGGCATTTTCAGATGACAAAACTCAAAGGTGATTAAGgatgagggaagccctggagaCAAAGAGTAATGGGGTTTGGCTTAAGTTAGACAGAGATAAGACAAATAGGGTGGGAGTGCAACTCATGTAAATTTACATATTAGAAGAGTAATTATAAGTTTTTGTTATAAATCTCTTACTTCTATAATGGGAGGTGACAGGGACTCAGCACATGAATCAGAAATGCCGAAATGACATCTATTAGGGCACCATTGTTCCTGACACTGTCATGGGGATTTTGTTGTCTTCAGCTTTGGGGCCTTTAATTAATAGACAAGCCCCATTGCCGGGCTCTTATTGTGAAGGGCCTGGAGttgagtgggggaggggtgagccAAACACGATCGTTAGGATTGTCATGATCATTATGACAAGACTTTCCTCCCTGGCGCTGGTGTATGGCGTTGTCGTGGAAACCCCAAGCTTATTAGGAACACACTCTTTTAAGGCCACTGGGATGTTGGCATCCCTTAACCAAGGCCTGCTCTGTGATCACTGCCCAGTGTGGCCTTGGTGACATGGACAAAGAACCAGAACTCCACCAGGCCTGTGATGTCTTTATTCCAATTGTTCCTCTGGCTTACTCTCCATTGCCACAAATAGCTCGTAAAAAAAGATCACCCCCCTGGGATGTTAGAAATGCTCTACATTGCGATCTGAGTGGTGGTCACACGAGAGTGTACATATGTAAGAATCCACTGAGCCACGCACTTAAGATTAAGGACACTTTATAGCAAGTAGGCTAtagcttgatttttaaaaaaaattttttttaatattcttttcttactACCAGGAGAATTTTGTCCTTTCAACAGGTGTGCGCCTTGCTCAGGTGACATCTGAAATACCATAATCAGAGGCACTGCCTCTCAAGAGGAGGCAGCAACCAGTCACATACCCTGGGGCGTAGGGTAAGTCAGCTGTTACTAACCCTTCACCTCTGTCCAGAGAAGTCGGGATTTTTCTCCCCATTTGACAGattggaaactgaggcttggtgaAGCACAGTGGCTTTCCCAGAGTGAAAAGGGATCTGGGCCCAGGTCTCTGACCCCTTCCTTGCCATACTCTTTCCACCTTATTTGGGCAACCCTCCTTGACCAAAAGAAATCCATCCAAAAAAGGGAATTCAGAACAATAGTGTTCTAGAATCCATAGCATATGGAGAAAATCttaaaaccaaaaaaaggaatgttctcattaaaaaaaaaagaattacaaaatagTGGTGAGAGTAATGAACATATTATTGCTTGCTCTGCTCAGTACCTTCAAAAAATGTTACTTGACTACATTGAAAAAACCCACAACCCATATTTCTagtcttaaaaataaagtctgcctacTCCAGGCCCATGTTCCCCTGGCATGCACTCTCCAGTCTGTCTAGTCCCCACCCAGCCACCCTCACTCAGTCCAGTGATGGCCATCCTATTTGGTAGGCTGGCATTCACTCACTGTCCTGCTGGGAATCAGGCTCCAGTTTTCCTCTTAAGAACcacccctttcttcctccttgtccAGCTGCTTTGAATTGGGTTGAATTCAACTCTGTTTTTTGGTAGTGATCATGTGATTCAGTTCTGACCAATCAAGGCATCGTGTCCATAATGATTGGCATTAGCTGAAAATTGGACATTTGACCCATTTACAGCCTATGGGTGCAATGAAACTTTGGCTGTGATTTTCTGTGAAGACAGCATGCTAGATCTGAACCTTGCCTGGATAGCCTGGAGCTGCTGTCACCCATCTTAGAAGCATGTTCAGTCTCAGAACTGAGTCCaagacagaggagaaaacagCCTAGTGATAGAGAGGTGCTAGTGTCTTTATTGAACACTTGGGTCAAGTTCCACCTGAAGCTAAACATCCTGGCTCTGTCTTTTGTGTGAGTCAACAAATgacccttttttcctttgtttttataatcTATTTGAGATGGTTAGGCACCATTTGCTTGCAAGTAGCAGAAAAGTCTGAACGGCTTCCCTGGTTgtttagacggtaaagaatctgcctacaatgtgggagactcaggttcaatccctgggttgggaagatcccctgaggaaggaaatggcaatccactccagtattcttgcctggagaattccatggacagagaagcctgatgggctacagtccatgggatcacaaagagttggacaccgaagagcaactaacgctttcacttttcaggcaTCATTTGTTTGCATGTAACAGAAAAGTCTCCCGTAGAGAACTTCCTGGGCTAGCAGACAGCAGGATCAGGACCCAGGGggtaaaaataacagaaatctaAATTTTAACCCAACATAAAGATGGAAACTTCCAGTATGGAATTATTAAGCAGCAGCAATATGTTGTGAAATCTAAGTCAATGTAAGTGTTCAGGCAGATCAAAATTTCTTAGTCTGTCAGTTTGGGCAGAGAGTAGGTGGTTGGAGGAGATAATCTCAACCTTATGTTCTTTCCAACTTGCTAATCCTATGAATATCAAGAATGGAATATTTCTTGAGAAGGATTTCCTGTATACCTTAGGGAGATTCTTTTCCTACCACAGTTTTCCATTATCACCAAGCCCCAGTTGTCTCCTTCACAGCAAttacaaatgttttaaattttatttatatttaaatttatttaaaatgttagctTTATACTAATAATTGCCtacttgtttatttctgtctcCCCCACTAGGCTATAAATTCCATAACAGCTGAGACCTTATCCATCTTGTTTTCTTGTACCTCTAGCACCTGGCAAAATGCCTTCAGTTACTACTTTGTTGAATAATTGAGGAAATGAATGAGATCTCCCTGACTCTGCATTTTCTATGAATTTACTCAGAAAACCAGTGTCGAAGCAGAACCCATAGGTCGGTAACCACTGAATCTTCCAGTCTTAATTAAAGACATCTCATCTATGTTGCTTAATGAAAGATATCATTTTAGTAAAGTACACTGTGCCTGCATTTCCTAGAGTAGTCTTCATCCCTAGGACACTCCCCCTTGTCTGGAGACATTTGCCCTCCAGCCTGGTCATGCAGCACAGGAGACAGCACCCCTCTTATCTCTCCCCACTGTGTTGCCAGATGTTTGAGCTTTGTCACTATTCCTTAAGGCAGTGTAAGAAAGAAAACCctcatttactgagtgcctactatgttctAGTAGCTTTGCATATGTGATCACACCTGACCCTCACAGCCACTTTACAAAACTGGCATTCTTGCCTTTTTGCTACCACGCCGCCGCCATCATGGGTCGCATGCACGCTCCCGGGAAGGGCCTGTCCCAGTCGGCTCTGCCCTACCGCCGCAGCGTCCCCACCTGGCTGAAGCTCACTTCTGACGACGTGAAGGAGCAGATCTACAAACTGGCCAAGAAGGGCCTGACTCCCTCACAGATCGGTGTGATCCTGAGAGACTCTCATGGTGTTGCACAAGTACGTTTTGTGACAGGCAACAAAATCTTGAGAATTCTTAAGTCCAAAGGACTTGCTCCTGATCTCCCTGAGGATCTCTATCATTTAATTAAGAAAGCTGTTGCTGTTCGGAAGCATCTTGAGAGGAACAGAAAGGATAAAGATGCTAAATTCCGTCTGATTCTGATTGAGAGCCGTATTCACCGGTTGGCTCGATACTACAAGACCAAACGAGTCCTACCCCCTAATTGGAAATACGAGTCATCCACAGCCTCTGCCCTGGTTGCATAAATTTGTGTATTGTACTAAAGCAATAAAATCAttgtttaacagaaaaaaaaaaaaaaaaaaaaaaaaaaaaactggcattcttcatcttttttctaCGGAGGAGGGgacaaaggctcagagaggtcatgtGACTTACCTAAGTTCAAACAGATTTCAAAATTAGGACTAGGGTAGTCTGAAGTTTGTGCTCTTTCTGTTAGCCTACATTTAGTTCTTCAacttgaatatgtgtgtgtgtatgtgtgtgtatatatatttatatatatatatatatatatatatatattttttttttttttcccctttccccagcACTCTTTCCTGAAAAGGATCTTATCACTCTTGGGGACtaaggtacacacacacagagcccaagttatcagcatttttttttatttattgtactGGAGGAGCTGGAAATAACACAAGCCTGTTTTAAGAACTAAGGAAATTCCAAGTAAGTTGAAAAAATGGAATGttgaaaaacacacaaaataattctaaaacaatCTATACATTTCAGAACATCATGAGAGGCCTGAGGGTTATGCATGAAGAAGTGTGCTCAGTAGCATCTTATACAAAATAACCAAAGTCAAGTTCAATTCCTCCCCATCTAGACCAGACTCCTGGATCCACAAACCAAACCATAATGCCTGGGgacagtggagagagagagagaggtttgagagacagg comes from Bubalus bubalis isolate 160015118507 breed Murrah chromosome 14, NDDB_SH_1, whole genome shotgun sequence and encodes:
- the LOC123464896 gene encoding 40S ribosomal protein S13, yielding MGRMHAPGKGLSQSALPYRRSVPTWLKLTSDDVKEQIYKLAKKGLTPSQIGVILRDSHGVAQVRFVTGNKILRILKSKGLAPDLPEDLYHLIKKAVAVRKHLERNRKDKDAKFRLILIESRIHRLARYYKTKRVLPPNWKYESSTASALVA